A single Haloglycomyces albus DSM 45210 DNA region contains:
- a CDS encoding Dps family protein — protein sequence MASISTALTAENRDTTASALQQSLSELIDLALLGKQAHWNIYGKNFRALHLQLDEVVDFTRQSVDTVAERIIAIGAHADGRAATVAQNSDLPKLESGPLLDSDVVTFMVEAYTTCIANMRERIEILDSTDLVSQDILIGITAELEKQSWMFQAETS from the coding sequence ATGGCATCGATCAGCACGGCGCTGACCGCCGAGAACCGCGATACCACGGCGAGTGCGCTGCAGCAGTCGCTCTCTGAACTCATCGATCTGGCATTGCTCGGCAAGCAGGCGCATTGGAACATCTACGGGAAAAACTTCCGCGCCCTGCATTTGCAGCTCGACGAAGTCGTCGACTTTACTCGGCAATCGGTCGATACCGTGGCCGAACGAATTATCGCCATTGGCGCTCACGCCGACGGACGTGCCGCCACCGTCGCGCAGAATTCCGACCTACCCAAACTGGAATCGGGTCCCCTACTCGACTCCGACGTCGTTACCTTCATGGTCGAGGCGTACACCACCTGCATCGCCAACATGCGCGAGCGCATCGAGATCTTGGATTCCACCGACCTCGTGAGCCAGGACATCCTCATCGGCATCACCGCGGAACTGGAAAAGCAGTCCTGGATGTTCCAGGCCGAAACAAGTTAA
- a CDS encoding M23 family metallopeptidase, which produces MAKHQTRSDNEKDQKDNLRIRAFLRHRLMNRDRNTWRIVAAALTAVVITGSSIAYASTGSDNAQEQASIPGDAAHHTYKPQDDTDPTPPNDEAEDEEEKEDDKDDEKSKSDDEKSKDSSEGDDSAEKKPEPSPEPEVNEPDWQLPSSARISSQFGQRWGTMHNGADFAANMGSDVSAIGDGTVTFTGWNGGFGQLVIIDHGNGVTSYYGHNSQLNVSEGQSVSKGETIAAVGSTGDSTGPHIHLEIRINGEPTDPLAWLRERDVDV; this is translated from the coding sequence ATGGCTAAACACCAAACACGGTCCGATAATGAGAAGGACCAGAAGGACAATCTCCGTATCCGTGCGTTCCTCCGGCATCGATTGATGAATCGCGACCGCAATACCTGGCGCATCGTGGCCGCCGCCCTGACGGCGGTGGTCATCACCGGTAGCTCGATCGCATATGCCAGCACCGGTTCCGACAACGCTCAGGAACAGGCGTCGATTCCCGGCGATGCGGCCCACCACACCTACAAGCCGCAGGACGACACCGACCCCACTCCTCCGAACGACGAAGCGGAGGACGAGGAAGAAAAAGAAGACGACAAGGACGACGAAAAGTCGAAGTCCGACGACGAGAAGTCCAAGGACTCCTCGGAAGGCGACGACTCCGCCGAGAAAAAGCCCGAGCCGAGCCCAGAACCCGAGGTCAACGAACCCGACTGGCAACTCCCCTCATCCGCTCGCATCAGTTCCCAATTCGGACAACGGTGGGGAACCATGCACAACGGTGCGGACTTCGCCGCCAACATGGGATCGGACGTTTCCGCCATCGGCGACGGCACCGTCACCTTCACCGGCTGGAATGGCGGGTTCGGGCAGCTGGTGATCATCGACCACGGTAACGGCGTCACCAGTTACTACGGCCACAACTCACAACTCAACGTCTCCGAAGGGCAATCGGTTTCCAAGGGAGAGACCATTGCCGCCGTCGGTTCCACCGGTGACTCCACCGGACCTCACATTCACCTGGAGATCCGTATCAACGGCGAACCCACCGATCCGCTCGCGTGGCTCCGGGAACGCGATGTGGACGTCTAG
- a CDS encoding ABC-F family ATP-binding cassette domain-containing protein has protein sequence MIQATDLQLRAGSRILLEEVSLRVQAGDRVGLVGRNGAGKTSTMNVLADIAEPYSGSVEHSGPFEYLPQDPRFADLTQIAQDRVMSARGLDEISVKMKKTELELAECVDDKKRDKLVHRYSRLEDQFSTRGGYSAQAEAARITSNLGLEDRILTQPLETLSGGQRRRVELARILFADEGDSVLLLDEPTNHLDADSIKWLRDFLSAHNGGLVLITHDVELLDEVVNKVWYLDPARATIDAYNLGWTAYKRQRAEDAERRRRERTNAEKKAASLHRQADKLGAKATKATAAKVMARRADALLDDLDDDPVEEKIAHVRLPKPAPCGKVPLTATGLSKSYGSLEVFTGVDLAIDRGSRVVILGLNGAGKTTLLRMLAGTLKSDTGQVDDGYGLRVGYFAQEHDTLNLDSDLLGQMREASTSAGSDLNDTELRKILGAFLFSGDDVYKPVNVLSGGEKTRLALASLVTSGANVLLLDEPTNNLDPASRQQVLDAVDAFEGAIVMVTHDPGAVEALRPERAILLPDGDEDFWSDDLMDLVELA, from the coding sequence GTGATTCAAGCTACCGACCTGCAACTACGTGCCGGGTCGCGGATTCTGCTCGAAGAAGTGAGTCTACGGGTGCAGGCCGGCGACCGCGTCGGCCTTGTGGGACGTAACGGTGCGGGGAAAACCTCCACCATGAATGTTTTGGCCGATATCGCCGAGCCGTACAGCGGCAGTGTGGAGCATTCGGGCCCTTTCGAGTACCTGCCGCAGGACCCCCGATTCGCCGATCTCACCCAGATAGCCCAGGACCGCGTCATGTCCGCTCGAGGGCTGGACGAGATTTCGGTGAAGATGAAGAAGACCGAACTGGAACTCGCCGAATGCGTCGATGACAAAAAGCGTGACAAGCTGGTGCACCGTTATTCCCGGCTGGAGGATCAGTTCTCTACCCGCGGAGGTTATTCGGCTCAGGCGGAGGCCGCACGAATCACCTCCAACCTCGGCTTGGAAGACCGCATCCTGACTCAGCCGCTGGAAACCCTTTCGGGTGGTCAGCGTCGCCGTGTCGAACTGGCACGGATTCTTTTCGCCGACGAGGGTGACAGCGTCCTTCTCTTGGACGAGCCCACCAACCACCTCGATGCCGACTCCATCAAATGGCTGCGGGACTTCCTCTCCGCTCACAACGGTGGACTGGTTTTGATCACTCACGACGTGGAACTGCTGGACGAAGTGGTCAACAAGGTCTGGTACCTCGACCCCGCGCGCGCCACGATCGACGCCTATAACCTCGGCTGGACGGCCTATAAACGGCAGCGTGCCGAAGACGCCGAACGGCGCCGACGTGAACGCACGAACGCGGAGAAGAAGGCGGCTTCGCTGCACCGCCAGGCCGATAAACTGGGAGCCAAGGCGACCAAGGCGACGGCGGCCAAGGTGATGGCGCGTCGTGCCGACGCGCTGCTCGACGACCTGGATGACGATCCGGTCGAGGAAAAGATCGCACACGTGCGGCTTCCCAAGCCCGCACCCTGCGGGAAAGTCCCTCTCACGGCCACGGGCCTGTCGAAGTCGTACGGTTCACTCGAAGTGTTTACGGGTGTCGACCTCGCCATCGACCGCGGGTCGCGCGTGGTGATCCTGGGATTGAACGGGGCGGGAAAGACCACCCTGCTACGGATGCTGGCCGGAACCCTGAAATCCGATACCGGGCAGGTCGACGACGGATACGGACTACGGGTCGGATATTTCGCCCAGGAACACGACACCTTGAATCTCGACAGTGACCTGCTGGGGCAGATGCGGGAGGCCTCGACCTCGGCCGGGTCGGATCTCAACGACACCGAATTGCGCAAGATCCTGGGAGCGTTCCTCTTCTCCGGGGACGACGTCTACAAACCGGTCAACGTTCTCTCCGGCGGAGAGAAGACGCGACTCGCACTGGCCTCGCTGGTGACGTCGGGAGCGAACGTCCTTCTGCTGGACGAGCCCACCAACAACCTTGATCCGGCCAGTCGTCAGCAGGTTCTTGACGCGGTGGACGCCTTCGAAGGCGCCATCGTCATGGTGACCCACGATCCCGGCGCGGTCGAAGCACTGCGTCCGGAACGTGCGATTCTCCTTCCGGACGGCGATGAGGACTTCTGGTCCGACGACTTGATGGACTTGGTCGAACTGGCCTAA